The proteins below come from a single Mytilus edulis chromosome 5, xbMytEdul2.2, whole genome shotgun sequence genomic window:
- the LOC139525226 gene encoding uncharacterized protein, which translates to MANRRKTYEASYGKLGKEAYKTVVVGYGKLGKEAYKTVVVGYGKLGKEAYKTVFVGYGKLGNEAYTTFVVGYGKLGKEAYKIVFVGYGQLGKEAYKTVVGNGKLGKEAYKTVIVGNGKLDKEAYKTVVVGYGKLDIDVNKTVVVGNGKLDKEAYKTVVVGNGKLDKDGYKTVGVGNGKLDIDVNKTVVVYNSNFGKAPAKTF; encoded by the exons ATGGCGAATAGGAGAAAAACATATGAAGCCA GTTATGGTAAGCTTGGCAAAGAAGCTTACAAAACAGTTGTTGTAGGTTATGGTAAGCTTGGCAAAGAAGCTTACAAAACAGTTGTTGTAGGTTATGGTAAGCTTGGCAAAGAAGCTTACAAAACAGTTTTTGTAGGTTATGGTAAGCTTGGCAATGAAGCTTACACAACATTTGTTGTAGGTTATGGTAAGCTTGGCAAAGAAGCTTACAAAATAGTTTTTGTAGGTTACGGTCAGCTTGGCAAAGAAGCTTACAAAACAGTTGTAGGTAATGGTAAGCTTGGCAAAGAAGCTTACAAAACAGTTATTGTAGGCAATGGTAAGCTTGACAAAGAAGCTTACAAAACAGTTGTTGTAGGTTATGGTAAGCTTGACATAGACGTCAACAAAACAGTTGTTGTAGGTAATGGTAAGCTTGACAAAGAAGCTTACAAAACAGTTGTTGTAGGTAATGGTAAGCTTGACAAAGACGGTTACAAAACAGTTGGTGTAGGTAATGGTAAGCTTGACATAGACGTCAACAAAACGGTCGTTGTATATAATAGTAACTTTGGAAAGGCGCCAGCAAAAACGTTTTAA